Proteins encoded in a region of the Anopheles aquasalis chromosome 2, idAnoAquaMG_Q_19, whole genome shotgun sequence genome:
- the LOC126572510 gene encoding homeotic protein female sterile, giving the protein MMNNSSGDEQVECPLCMEPLEVDDLNFYPCTCGYQICRFCWHRIRTDENELCPACRKAYPENPADFTPLSQEQIAAFKAEKRQRDQQRRAKISENRKHLANVRVVQKNLVFVVGLPPRLADPEILKKHEYFGKYGKIHKVVINPSTAYAGVQGPSASAYVTYINNNDALRAIHSVNNIMIDGRLIKTSLGTTKYCSHFMKNQTCPKPDCMYLHELGDQEASFTKEEMHQGKHQEYEKRLHDAMQAQLGLTSAGGAGSGAGSGNGSSNAAGAAPATAIAASLAPSTAAAVVASTIAPSAGTTAAAVAAATAGASTLVVNGSSAGSAGSGGGSECVPRSHGGGSGGFSIGANGAGNFITTAAAVTAKGSGILGSGGSKSGDIKQISDITNGPIQNKDAWPSLSTSPLTTTGSSTGGGGSSSGSNKENKLNGKTAANKENATNRKHETKSRSKGGKNKQQQQQQQQQQHNNKNSHDNSSNHRDSTTTVTSANGVAVAATGGKGAPLVNGKGGKATGNKQRNSAAAAAVSSHDATTNGHKEVQNNNKNLKQHQQQQKLQQQQQQQQQLILTGSSNDEEGSESKVQIKKHETNAPPNTTTTERGAANGTNGHIINDLDDDDDELDFEDLDNDALSSDNDGKTDSPSLSSTESSRNGGDSGTLSETASGKSSPGVYASEPTLTNGEAANVIHAGEGDESAAINAAATSEMLSTENVVEGGSDASEVGHPSSSSSPSSTSTASEKVVDILNSENPDTAVSSSMSLHANNSNGDSTLVIDSSAMSKLSITNTTNVNGSSIMHQSSKFTSSNGGSTTNLIEASARFSKLTGTGGLLDDNSSFFSYDSFHIRGKQQSATDLALNGGNNQNGLTSSQLPDLLTGTNDQHAKELLKSMGNLQQQQHQQQQQQHASQHHQQHQHQQHLFQHAARFHQHLNVNGLGGLIGNGEVGGIMGGAPSEDLEATLSKYVLRNKLDDQHEEWLRLQQEQQKRNHLNNGLNGLPQFINFNEFGMNDFMHKTNVIQGNFLSQQQQQQQQQQQQQQQQQQQQQLRLHSDMSQMYGNTNMSKLNKFFDFHKNQQQQQQQQQQQQQFLLNGQQNSLSQAVDMNLVNLLENNRLNGHFLDQHNGLLGSQLQKQRLINLNAHNLLVSGGNPQQHAAAAAAAAAAAAAAAVSHQQQPSSQQQQASSRMPQQQQQQQPQQPQQQQMPQYSQNPTVDDELGFDPFLETQKALAELMNDEMNQQQLPQNAAGNHGKLLENVQQQQQQQQQQQQQQQHQQQRTRMPPPGFNHMNAFGFGVPRTQGSKILPFMNGGGMPLPNGQQQPSQSGNWNKQQMQQQQFMGFQPNEPNHLAQQQAQQNGLNKAAYGNNFPDWTSLDPAIVSYRQFSFMNGPNQPAGGDMFLSAQQQQQQQQQQQMNQQQNLQPGQGFGHHGLNLQSNLMGQQQQQANPQLNFSHANWLNGEQNVYMNGLANGGAFPNGFDKFSIPMPPGFQNNVPGNNKQKTECIN; this is encoded by the exons ATGATGAACAACAGTAGCGGTGATGAGCAGGTCGAGTGCCCGCTGTGCATGGAACCGTTGGAGGTCGACGATCTGAACTTCTATCCCTGTACCTGCGGATATCAG ATCTGTCGCTTCTGCTGGCACCGGATCCGTACGGACGAGAACGAGCTGTGCCCGGCGTGTAGGAAGGCGTACCCGGAGAACCCGGCCGATTTTACGCCCCTATCGCAGGAGCAGATCGCGGCGTTCAAGGCGGAAAAGCGTCAGCGGGACCAGCAGCGGAGGGCGAAGATCTCCGAAAACCGGAAGCACCTCGCGAACGTGCGGGTTGTGCAGAAGAATCTGGTGTTCGTCGTGGGGTTACCACCGAGATTGGCCGATCCCGAG ATTCTGAAGAAGCACGAGTACTTTGGAAAATATGGGAAAATCCATAAAGTGGTCATTAACCCTAGTACGGCGTACGCGGGGGTGCAA GGTCCCTCGGCGTCGGCGTATGTGACgtacatcaacaacaacgacgcgTTACGAGCGATCCATAGCGTCAATAACATCATGATCGATGGGCGATTGATAAAGACGAGCTTAGGTACGACGAAGTACTGTAGCCACTTTATGAAAAACCAAACCTGTCCCAAGCCGGACTGCATGTACTTGCACGAGCTGGGCGACCAGGAGGCTAGCTTTACGAAGGAG GAGATGCATCAAGGGAAGCATCAGGAGTACGAGAAGCGATTGCATGATGCCATGCAGGCTCAGTTAGGTCTGACGTCAGCAGGGGGTGCGGGTAGCGGTGCTGGAAGTGGTAATGGCTCTAGCAATGCTGCCGGTGCGGCACCTGCGACCGCGATAGCGGCCAGCCTCGCGCCGTCCACGGCAGCGGCTGTCGTAGCGTCGACGATCGCGCCATCGGCTGgaacgacggcggcggcggtggcagcagcaactgcaggtGCGTCCACGCTGGTGGTAAATGGCAGCAGTGCGGGTAGTGcgggtagtggtggtggtagtgagtGTGTGCCCAGGTCCCACGGAGGAGGCAGCGGTGGCTTCAGCATCGGTGCTAACGGAGCGGGCAACTTCATTacaacggcggcagcagtaaCGGCAAAGGGCTCTGGTATTCTAGGTTCTGGTGGCAGCAAATCAGGTGATATTAAACAGATAAGCGACATAACCAATGGACCGATACAGAACAAAGACGCGTGGCCGAGCTTATCGACGTcacccctcaccaccaccggcagcagtacTGGCGGAggcggcagcagtagcggtagcAATAAGGAGAATAAGCTTAACGGTAAAACAG CAGCAAATAAAGAGAACGCCACCAACCGGaagcacgaaacgaaatcTCGCTCGAAGGGAGGCAagaacaagcaacagcagcaacagcagcagcagcagcaacacaacaacaaaaatagtCACGACAATTCCAGTAATCATAGAGATAGTACAACTACCGTGACTAGTGCCaacggtgttgctgttgcagctactgGCGGCAAGGGTGCTCCACTTGTCAATGGTAAGGGCGGGAAGGCGACTGGCAACAAGCAGCGCaatagtgctgctgctgccgccgtttcATCACACGACGCTACCACCAATGGCCACAAGGAGGTGCAGAACAATAACAAAAACctcaagcagcaccagcagcagcaaaagctccaacaacaacaacagcagcagcagcagctcattctcacgggcagcagcaacgacgaagAGGGCAGTGAGTCGAAAGTGCAGATCAAAAAGCATGAAACGAATGCACCACCGAATACGACAACGACTGAGCGCGGAGCGGCGAACGGTACTAACGGCCATATCATCAACGatctcgatgacgacgacgacgagctcgACTTTGAGGATCTAGACAATGACGCACTGTCGTCGGATAATGATGGCAAAACGGATTCACCTTCGCTCAG TAGCACGGAATCGTCACGCAATGGTGGCGACAGTGGAACACTCAGTGAAACGGCTAGTGGCAAGAGTTCACCGGGTGTTTATGCCTCTGAACCTACGCTGACCAACGGAGAAGCAGCAAATGTGATACACGCTGGCGAAGGTGACGAGAGTGCAGCAATCAACGCAGCTGCAACGAGTGAGATGCTATCGACAGAAAACGTGGTAGAAGGTGGCAGTGATGCGAGTGAAGTGGGTCATCCTAGTAGTTCTTCGTCGCCATCCTCTACTTCGACTGCTTcggagaaggtggtggataTACTGAACAGCGAAAATCCCGACACCGCCGTATCATCGTCGATGTCACTCCATgctaacaacagcaacggtgaCTCGACACTGGTTATTGACAGCTCAGCGATGAGTAAACTGTCTATTACCAATACCACGAACGTGAACGGCAGTAGCATCATGCACCAGAGCAGTAAATTCACCAGTAGCAACGGTGGTAGCACTACCAATTTGATCGAGGCGTCAGCACGGTTCAGCAAACTGACCGGTACTGGCGGGCTTCtcgacgacaacagcagcTTTTTCTCGTACGATTCCTTCCACATACGGGGCAAGCAGCAATCGGCAACAGACCTAG CTCTTAATGGTGGTAACAACCAAAATGGTCTTACGTCGTCTCAGTTGCCTGATCTCCTGACCGGTACAAATGATCAGCACGCCAAGGAGCTGCTCAAAAGCATGGGcaaccttcagcagcagcaacatcagcaacagcagcagcaacatgcatcacagcatcatcagcaacaccagcaccagcagcatctgttCCAGCATGCCGCCCgcttccaccagcaccttAATGTTAACGGGCTCGGTGGGCTCATTGGTAATGGGGAAGTCGGTGGCATTATGGGTGGTGCACCAAGTGAAGACCTGGAGGCTACGCTCAGCAAATACGTTTTACGCAATAAGCTGGACGATCAGCACGAAGAGTGGTTACgcctgcagcaggagcaacagaaacGCAACCACCTCAACAACGGACTCAATGGACTGCCGCAATTCATCAATTTTAACG AGTTTGGAATGAACGATTTCATGCACAAAACGAACGTCATTCAAGGCAACTTCCTtagtcaacaacaacagcagcaacagcagcagcaacagcaacagcaacaacagcagcagcaacagcagttacGATTACATTCGGATATGAGCCAAATGTATGGCAATACCAACATGTCCAAGTTGAacaaattcttcgattttcacaaaaatcaacagcagcaacagcagcaacaacagcagcaacaacaattttTACTCAACGGACAACAAAATTCGCTCTCGCAGGCGGTAGACATGAATCTAGTAAATCTCCTGGAGAACAATCGATTGAATGGCCATTTCCTAGATCAACACAATG GTTTGTTGGGATCGCAGCTACAAAAGCAACGGCTAATCAATCTAAATGCTCACAATCTGCTCGTCAGTGGTGGCAACCCGCAACAGcacgcagcagcggcagctgcagcagctgctgcggcagcCGCGGCCGCAGTctcgcaccaacagcaaccatcctcacagcaacagcaagctaGCAGCAGaatgccacagcagcagcagcagcagcagccccagcaaccacagcagcaacaaatgcCGCAGTATTCACAAAACCCTACGGTCGATGATGAGCTAGGATTCGATCCGTTCCTCGAAACCCAAAAAGCGTTGGCCGAGCTAATGAACGACGAAATgaatcaacagcagctaccACAAAACGCCGCCGGCAATCACGGCAAGCTGTTGGAGaacgtccagcagcagcaacagcagcaacaacagcagcaacaacagcagcagcatcaacagcagcgcacgagaatgccaccaccaggctTCAATCACATGAATGCTTTCGGTTTTGGCGTACCGCGAACTCAAG GAAGCAAAATCCTGCCCTTCATGAACGGCGGAGGTATGCCGTTGCcaaacgggcagcagcagccatcgcaGAGTGGCAACTGGAACAAAcagcagatgcagcagcaacagtttatGGGTtttcaaccgaacgaaccgaaccatcTGGCTCAGCAGCAGGCTCAACAGAACGGTCTCAACAAAGCAG CTTATGGCAACAACTTCCCCGACTGGACGTCGCTCGATCCGGCCATCGTCTCGTACCGCCAGTTTTCATTTATGAACGGACCCAATCAGCCAGCCGGTGGTGACATGTTCCTGAgcgcccagcagcaacaacagcagcagcagcagcagcaaatgaatcAGCAGCAAAATCTACAACCTGGACAAG GTTTCGGACACCATGGTCTCAACTTGCAGTCGAACTTGATgggtcaacagcagcagcaagctaaTCCACAG CTTAACTTCTCTCACGCCAACTGGCTTAACGGGGAGCAGAATGTCTACATGAACGGCCTAGCCAATGGCGGAGCGTTTCCGAATGGCTTCGACAAGTTCTCCATCCCAATGCCCCCGGGATTCCAAAATAACGTGCCCGGTAACAACAAGCAGAAGACCGAGTGCATTAACTAA